The window AGATGATGTTATGAAAACGGTAAGAAAGACTATTGAAGCCAGCAATGCAATCTATGCCCACCTGGCTAACAAAAATGACGGATCTATTTTGACCCGATATACAGATGATGCCTGTCTGTTTCCTCCCAATGCGGCACCGGTTTGCGGAAGGGAACAGATACTCAATTTCTTTAAAAACGGGCCTAAGGTTCAGGTTAAGTTTACTATTCAAAACCTATATGGAGACGGCAAAACATCGGTCACTGAAGAAAGTTATTACGAAATGACAGATTTAGAAGGCAAAAAACTGGATGATGGAAAAGTAATTGTGATCTGGAAGAATACAACAAACGGTTGGAGGATGCACCGTGACATGTTCAGCAGCAACTATCCTGCAAAATAGAATCAAAAACCAATATTGACAGCCTGCTGAAGATCCATATCATTTTTGATCTGCGAATGTCTGGATGCAGAAGGAGTGATACCTGTAAATTTTTTAAACTCTTTGATAAAATGGGCCTGATCATAATACCCGCAGTCATAAGCTATGGCTGTAAGAGGTTGCGGAGTGTTGAGAACCATTGGCAGGCTTTTGTTAAATCTGATGACAGCAGCAAAAGCCGAAGGATTTATGCCAATATTCTTAAGATAAAGCTTTTGAATATACCTTTCCGATAATCCTGAATCCTGTGCCAAAGCATGAAGATCCAATGGGTAAGGATTCATGAAAAATTGCTGGCTGAGTGCCTGAACCATTACAGCTTTCTTTAGCCTGGTTTCATTCCTTTTCAGCTGTTGAAGAAAATATGCTTCCAATACACTGATTTTTGTATGAAGACCATCAGCCTGCATAATGCGGTCATATAAATCTATGCTTTCATTTTTTATTATATCATACATATCAGTTGCGTAGTTCGTGAATTCCGACAAAGGATCAGAAAAGAATAAAGTACCGGCATAAGGATAAATCCGTGCTATCAGCACAGAAGT of the Chryseobacterium viscerum genome contains:
- a CDS encoding YybH family protein produces the protein MKKLLILSLSLMLTSLCNAQTKDDVMKTVRKTIEASNAIYAHLANKNDGSILTRYTDDACLFPPNAAPVCGREQILNFFKNGPKVQVKFTIQNLYGDGKTSVTEESYYEMTDLEGKKLDDGKVIVIWKNTTNGWRMHRDMFSSNYPAK
- a CDS encoding helix-turn-helix domain-containing protein yields the protein MQISPSASLAPYIKSYTIVTIDNDLRDEVFYPSGYIDLIINISGGAAATIINGKRKDTPDIELLGHLTLPTRLTVAQGTSVLIARIYPYAGTLFFSDPLSEFTNYATDMYDIIKNESIDLYDRIMQADGLHTKISVLEAYFLQQLKRNETRLKKAVMVQALSQQFFMNPYPLDLHALAQDSGLSERYIQKLYLKNIGINPSAFAAVIRFNKSLPMVLNTPQPLTAIAYDCGYYDQAHFIKEFKKFTGITPSASRHSQIKNDMDLQQAVNIGF